From the Solanum pennellii chromosome 4, SPENNV200 genome, one window contains:
- the LOC107016570 gene encoding uncharacterized protein LOC107016570 — MVQGTRQWHEKLPFALLGYRTTVHTSIGATYYLLVYGTEVVIPAEVKIPSLLIIVEAEIEDTEWVKTRLEQLALIDEKRLMTVCFGQLYHQRMSPVYIKKVNPRNFEVGQLVLKRILPHQEEAKGKFAQNWQGPYLIKEVLSKGALHLTDVEGKITGIIGNADSVKRYYI; from the coding sequence ATGGTTCAAGGTACTAGACAATGGCATGAGAAGCTTCCTTTTGCACTTTTAGGATATCGCACAACAGTGCACACCTCGATTGGTGCAACTTATTATTTGTTAGTGTATGGAACTGAGGTTGTGATTCCAGCTGAAGTCAAAATTCCATCTCTTTTAATTATTGTCGAAGCTGAAATTGAAGATACTGAATGGGTCAAAACACGACTAGAGCAACTCGCATTAATAGACGAGAAACGATTGATGACTGTCTGTTTTGGTCAGCTTTATCACCAAAGGATGTCTCCTGTATACATCAAAAAGGTGAACCCAAGAAACTTTGAAGTAGGTCAACTGGTCTTAAAGCGCATTCTCCCGCACCAAGAAGAAGCCAAGGGAAAGTTTGCCCAAAATTGGCAAGGTCCATATCTCATCAAGGAAGTATTGTCAAAAGGAGCCCTGCACCTTACTGATGTGGAAGGAAAAATCACGGGCATAATTGGTAATGCAGATTCAGTCAAAAGATACTACATCTAA